The nucleotide window GGCGGCGCTTGGGGCGGCGTCTGCGGCTCACCCCGCCGGCCGTCGGCAGTGCGGGCAGCACAGGTCGGTGAAGTCGTCAGGGCTGATGCCGCCGCCCTCGTTCCCGGACTCCGGGATGACGACCACCACCGGCCCGTGAGCCGGGCAGGTGAGGGCGGCGAACGCCCCGCCCGGCTCGGCTTCCACCCCGGACCACCCGCACCACGGGCACTCGGTCACTGGTGGCCCGCCCGCGGTGGCGACGAGTTGGAGCCAGTTGCACTCCGGGCACCGGAGCCGCGACACCGGGTGGGCGGTCACGGGTTGGTGCCGCCAACCAGACGCTTCCGCCATCCGTGCGCCCTCCGCCGAACGATGAACTCACCTGCGCCGCCACCACCGGATGAGCGGTGCGTCCCGAATCCGCGGGCGGTTTCAGGTGCCGCGCCGAGTTCGGCTCGTCTTTGAGCGGTTCTCACGCTGCATCAGGCGAGTAAGTGGTGCGATGGTCGGCAAGGACATCTGCCCTCGTGATGCCACCGAACACACGGGCGAACTCGCTAATCAAATCCCTTACAGAGACTAACTCCCCCTCGATCAGGAATTTGAGGTCCGGCGGTGTGACCCAATCCCCGCAATCGAATTTTCAGCGTGAACTGGAACGGACTTGCCGCGAAGTTCCTGCTTGGCAAACGGCATCCGGAGGAAGCCTAACCGGTGTTTGAGTCCGTGCAGCTCCTGTACAACTCGCTGAGAAAAACACTGCTTTGCTTGGCACATGGTCCGGACGATTTCGTAGGCTCCGATTACCCATAACCAGATTCGGCCGTAGCAGCAACTGATATCGATGCTCAGCACCGCCCCTTTCCCTGTCTCAACGTTCGGCGAAATGCCAGTGTCGAGCCGCGCAAGAATTTCCACACCCAGCTCTCGAATTATTCGACTTTGGCTATCGACATATATAGAGAAAATGACGAGTGGATTATTGTTGAGCATATCCTCAGCGATTGAGGTTGCTTCCATTTCAGAGTCCTCGCAGTTGACTTGGTTGCCTTAAACTAAATGGAGCCTCCCAAACAAAGCAAGGTTCGCCTTTCTCTTGCCGAACAATGAACTCACCGGCACTGCCATCATCCGATAAGCGGTGCGTCCCAACTCAGCCGGCGGTGTCAGGCGCAGCGCCGGGTTCGGCCATGCCCCCACATGTCGGTGACATCACTCAGATGTCCCGCTACCTGGTTCGGGGTCACCCGCGTCCCTGCCGCAGACGCTCCAACTCCTCTCGCAACCGCCGGTTCTCCGCCTCCAGTGAAGTCATGGTGTCGGTGGCGGGTGCGGGCCGCTCTGCGTACCTCACGATCCGGTCCTCGGTGAAGTACACTCCGGTCCACATACTCGTCTTGCAGTGGGCCTCGTGCTCATTGCCGTCGCGGTCGAGGTAACGGACGCCGTAGATGCGGTCGCTCTTCTCGCCGAACCAGCCGGGGCCAAAAGGTGACCAACTCGAGTCCAGCACCTTGCCGCCCCGCTCTTCGACGTACTGCCTGATCCGGTCGTGGTCCATCCCCCCGGCCGCGAGCCGGATCATGATGCCGACCACGATCACGACAGGGATGAGTAGGAAGAAACCTTCCACCGCTGCGCCCCCTAGTGGCTGAACATCAAACCCGCCGACACCGCCACCGCTCGGATGAGCGGTGTGTCCCAAGTCTGCCGGCGGTGTCAGGTGCCGCGACGGGTTCGGCCGCCGGAGGATGCTACCCTCTTCGCTTGGCGACGGGACAGCCAAGCAGCGACGGCAACTCCCGCTCCAACGCGCTCACCAACGGCGACGCCTCTGCCGCCCAGAAGACTGACACGTCGGTAGTCGCGCCCGCCAGCGCTCCGGTGAGGAACGCCCACTCGCCGGCGTCCCTGATCTCGTGGACCTGAGTGACGTTAACACCGACCACAGTGCCGCGGGCCTCGCCCCACGACCACTCGCCGCACCAGTTCCGCTCACCGTCGTACTCGAACGCGGGCAGGCCAAGCGCCTCGCCCCGCCAGCCCGCGAGCAACTCACAGACCCGATCGAGGTCACACCCAGCCACGGCGAAGTGACGGGCGGATGTGTACCGGGGATCGCTCCCAATCGCTACCACGCCGCGAAGCCCTCCCCCGCCGAACGATGAACTCACCAACACCGCCGTCACCGGATGAGAGAAGCGTCCCGAATCAGCCGGCGGTGTCAGGTGCCGCGCCGGGTTCGGCTCTCCACGTTACCCCTTGCCCAGCACCAGGTCCACCACCCGGCACCCGCGGACGTGAGGCGCCGGGCCGCGGCAGTGTTTCTAGGAGGGGTGAACGGGCTACTTGGCCGGCGGGGTGTAGGGCTCGACCAGAGGGTAGGTACGCTTGTCGATCGTGACCGTGTCCCAGACGCGCAGCCACGGCGCGTCCGGCGTCACCCCGCCTCCGACCTTCAGCCCGGCGGTCGGATGGCGCAGCACGAACGTGCCGTAGCACAGGACCAGGCCCCCGCCCTGGACGGGCACCCAGTGGGACGGAGCGTGGACCAGCGCCCGCTCGGCGTCCAGGATCTGCACCACCCCGAACTCCCGCAGCGGGGTCGGCGCCTCCCCCTTGGCCTTCTCGTACCCGAGCGGGCCGGCGGTCCCCACCTTCATCTTCTCGGCGAACACGAACGGCACGGCCGTCACGTCCTCCAACCGCTTCAGCTCGGCCTCCTTGGCGGCGAGCTGCGCCCGCAGGTCGGCCACTTCCTTATGCAACTGCGCGGCCTTCTCCCTGCGGTCGGCACCGCCGGCCGTGGTGGCGAAACACACCAGCGACAGGGCACAGATCATTCGGAACATGTGAGCCTCCTTACAGTTGGTTGCGAACGATGAGCCCGTCGGACGGCTGGCCCGGCGGGTCTAAAACTCTACGCCAGGTCTCGCTTGGCGACAATTGCGAAGTGCCGCACGCCCGCCACAGAAGGCCGCGGCCATCGCCCTCGGCCTTCTGTGGCCGAACCAGTGTTTAGTGCTCGAAGCACCGTGCCCGCATTCTCAAGACTGGTAAGAGTCTGTAAGTTCTTACCAGTCTTGAGCACGAACCGCAAGAGGCTACCGGGGCAACAGCGCGTCGCGTGAAGGCTGTGTGAAGATTCCTTGCGTGCGGCCGCCGAACCAGCCTCCAGCGCGCCACACCCACTCCGCGCGATCGATCGTCAGTGCCGGTGCACCGTGCGACAGTAAATAATACAAGCGGAAGTGATGTCAATAGTGGCAATTGTCGCAGTCATTTATTATAGCACGGCGGAACGAGATACACATCGGGCAGAATCACCGGGGGTCGAGGGCCGTGGCGGCCAGACGGACCTCATCCATGCGTATCACACGCGCCGCCTTAATATCAGAACTCTTCCTCGAACGCCACGGCGCCGGTTACGCCGAGCTGGTAGGCGGACACCCGGCGTTCGAAGAAGTTGGTCAGCTCCTGCACGTCTTGCAGGTCCATGAAGCCGAACGGATTCTTAGCCCCGAACACCGGGGCGATGCCGAGCGACTCCAGCCGCCGGTCCGCCACGTACTCCAGGTAGCTGCGCAGGTCCGCCAGCGACAAGCCCGCGACCCCCTGGCCCAGCACGTCGCGGGCGAATGCGGTCTCACACTCGACCGCCTCGCGCAGCATCGCCACGATCTGCGCTTCCAGTTCCGCGTCGAACAGGTCCGGCTCCTCGCGCCGCACCGTGTCGATCACCCGGAACGCGAACGCCATGTGCGCGCTCTCGTCCCGGAACACCCAGTTGGTGCCGGTCGCCAGCCCGTGCAACAGCCCCTTCGAGCGCAGGAAGTACACGTAAGCGAACGCCGCGAAGAAGAACAGCCCCTCGATGCACGCCGCGAAGCACACCAGGTTCAGCAGGAACGCGCGGCGGTGCGCCCGGGTTTCCAGCCGGTCCAGCCCCTCGATGGAGTCGATCCACTTGAAGCAGAAATCGGCCTTCAGCTTGATGGACGGGATGTTGTCCACCGCGGCGAACGCGGCCTCGCGTGCGGCCATGTCCGGCAGGTAGTTGTCGAGCAGCGTGAGGTAAAACTGGACGTGCAGCGCCTCCTCGTAAAGCTGTCGCGACAGGTACATCCGCGCCTCCGGCGCGTTCACGTGCTTGTACAGGTTCAGCACCAGGTTGTTGCCGACGATCGAATCCCCGGTGGCGAAGAACGCGACCAGCCGGTGAATCAGGTGCCGCTCGGCGGGCGTCACCCGCCCCCGCAGGTCCGCGAGGTCGGTGGAGAAGTCCACCTCGTCCACGGTCCAGGTGTTCTTGATCGCGTCCTTGTACATCTCGAAGAACGGCGGGTAGCGCATCGGGCGCAGGGTCAGACTCATTCCGGGATCGAGGAGCATAAAACGGCCTCCGTGCCGTCGGTGAACCGGGGATTCGCGCCCCGGGTGTGGTTGCGTTGACCGAGACTGTCGAACGATGGGCGGATGGATGTGGCTGCGTTTTGGTCCGTGCCGCCCTCGCGCTTACGAAGACAATTTTTGACAGGATCAACAGGATAGACAGGATGAAGGCAGACAAATTTTAAATCCTGCTGATCCTGTTAATCCTGTCAACAACTCTTTAGTTTTCATCAAGCCTTGACGCCGAACACCCTTATCTCGGGCTGGCTGTGGTTGCGTTAACCGAGACTCTCGAACAGGGGCGGAATGGGCGGATGGTCGTGGCTGCGTTTTGGTCCGTGCCGCCCTCGTGCTTACGAAGGCAGTTTTTGACAGGATCAACAGGATAAACAGGATGAAGGCAGATGAATTCTAAATCCTGTTTATCCTGTTGATCCTGTCAAAATATTCTTGGCTCCTTCAACGAGTTTTGGTGCCACGCCCTCATCTCGGGCCGCCGCGCCAACACGAGCGGGGCTCATTCCGCCACGCGTTCTTATGACTTTCGACTTGCTGACTTGAGACTACCGAATGGCCCTCACTGGCACGCCTCGCACGCGCCGGGGTTTTCGAGCGAGCAGGAGACCGCCGACGTGTCGGCCGGCGCGGCGGTCGGCGTCACGGTCGTCTTCGCGATGGCGGTCGCCGGCCGCGAGCGCAGGTAGTACGTGGTCTTGAGCCCCTTCTTCCACGCGTGCATGTACATCGACGACATCTTGCCGATGGTCGGGCTCTCCAGGAACAGGTTCAGCGACTGGCTCTGGTCGATGAACGGCCCGCGCTCGGCTGCCATGTCGATGAGCCCCCGCTGCGGCACCTCCCACGCCGTCCGGTACACCGCACGCAGCCCCGCGGGCAGCTCCGAAAGTGACTGAACCGAGCCGTCGGCGAGCTTGATCTTCGTGCGGACCGCGTCGGTCCACAGCCCGAGCGCCTTGAGATCGTCCACCAGATAGCGGTTCACCTGAAGAAACTCGCCGGACAGCGTCTCCCGCTTGAACAGGTTCGACACCTGCGGCTCCACGCACTCGTAGGCGCCCACAATCGACGCGATGGTGGCCGTCGGCGCGATCGCGACCAGCAGCGAGTTGCGGAGCCCGGTCGTGCGCACCCGCTCCCGCAGCGCCGCCCAGCGGGCCGGGTCGGTCGGCTCCACGCCCCACAGATCGAACTGAAGTACACCGGCCGCGGCGCGGGTGCTCGCGAACGACGGGTGCGGCCCCCGCGCCGCCGCCAACTCGCAGGAGGTCGCCAGCGCGTGGTAGTAAATCTCCTCCTGAATGCGCCGGGACAGCTCGCGCGCGGCGGGGGCGTCGAACGGTAGCTTCAGTTTGAAGAACACGTCCTGAAGCCCCATCACCCCGAGCCCGACCGGACGCCACCGGGCGTTCGACGCCGCGGCCTCCGGGGTGGGGTAGAAGTTCACGTCCACGACGCGATCGAGGAACCGCACCGCCGTGCGGACCGTCTCGGCCAGCGCGGCGAAATCGAACCCGTCGCGCGTCACGTGCCGGGCCAGGTTCACCGAACCGAGGTTGCACACCGCGGTCTCACCGGCCGATGTCACCTCGACGATCTCGGTACACAGGTTGGAACTGTGGACGACCGCGCCCGGCTCGGCGGTCTGGTTGCACGCGCGGTTGCAGGCGTCCTTGAAGGTCATCCACCCGTTGCCGGTCTCGGCCAGCGTCTTCATCATCCGCGCGTACAGGTCGCGGGCCGGCACCGACTTCACGGCCAGGCCTTTTGCCTCGGCGTCGGTGTAGGCCGCGTCGAAGGCGGCGCCGAACAGGTCGGTCAGGTGCGGGACGGCTTTCGGGTCGAACAGCGACCACGGCTCGCCCGCCTCGACGCGCCGCATGAACAGGTCCGGCACCCAGTTGGCGAGGTTCAGGTTGTACGTGCGCCGGGCCGGGTCGCCGGTGTTGTCGCGCAGCTCCAGGAACTCTTCCACGTCCGCGTGCCACGTCTCCAGGTACACGCAGCACGCGCCCTTGCGCTTCCCGCCCTGGTTCACCGCCGCCACCGACGAGTCGAGCGTCTTGAGCCACGGGACGATGCCGTTGCTGTGCCCGTTGGTGCCGCGGATCAGCGACCCGCGCGAGCGGATGCGGTGGTACGCCAGCCCGATCCCGCCGGCAAACTTCGACAACTTCGCAACGTCGGCATACCGGTCGTAAATGGCTTCGAGGGCATCGGCGGGAGAATCCAGCAGGTAGCACGAGGACATCTGCGGCCGCGCGGTGCCGGAGTTGAACAGCGTCGGGGTGCTGGGCAGGTAACGGTGCGCGGACATCAGCCGGTAGAGTTCGATCGCGTCCGCGGCGGACTCGGCCAGCCCGCACGCCACCCGCAGGAAGAAGAACGCCGGCGTCTCGATGACGTGGCGCGTGTCGGGGTGCCGGAGCAGGTACCGGTCGTACACGGTGCGCAGCCCGAAGTACTCGAACAGGTCCGGCGCGGGCTCGGCGGCGGCGGCGTTGAGCTTGCGGGCGTTGGCGGCGACGAACGCCATCGTCCCTCCGGCGACCAGCCCGTGCCGGTACCCGGCCGCGATCGACTGCGAGAACGAATGAACGTCCTGGTTCGCAACCTCCTTATCGACGTAGGTCGCGAGCAACCGGGCCGCGAGCCGCGAGTACTCCGGCTCCTCCGAAATGAGTCCGGCGGCGGTCTGGATCGAGAGGCGGTCGAGTTCGGCGGTGGTGGCCCCGTCGTACAGCCCGCCGATGGTCTTCACCGCGACCCGCATCGGGTCCACGCCGGGGAGCCCGCCGCTGCACCGCTGCACCGCGCGGACGATCTTGTTCACGTTAACGTCTTCGAGCGCGCCGCTCCGCTTGCGGACCTGCATGAGCGACGGCGAATCGGGGAGCCGCGGGCGCCCCGCGGGCGGGGGAGTGATTGTGAGGTCGATGGCGGGGGTGGTCACGGCTCTCTCCCGGTGAACGCGGTGCGCGCGGGGAAAGAGCACAGGCGGATGGGTACGTGCGCGAGCGCACGTGTGCCGGCCGCCCGCCGCCTTCCCCTCGAAGGCACGGGTGTGTCCGCGCGGCGCAGGGTGTGCGCGGCGCGGGTCGGCGGCAGGTCTTCGGACTTCGGGCGGGTGCGGCGAACCGCACACCTACTGGCCGTCGCTTCCCGGCCCACCTGGGCCAGTGCGTGTGACGGCGGTCGTTCCCGTTACCGCTGCGTGGGGCAGTCCCGGATTTCCACCGGGTTCCCTTTTAGTCAGCCGCGCGAGGCGCGGCCGAACCGACGACAATCACCATCATCGGCGTTCCGCGCTGCCGGCCGCAACCAAATCCGCGCGCCGGGGCAAACGGGGCGCCGCGGGTACGGGGCAGGCAAGCCATGCGCGTTACGCGGGTTGGAACCGGTTGCGGCGCTGTAACGGGGGTTACAGCGCCACGTCAGCGACCCGACTGGACATCCGCTACCCATTCGCTGGTCGTTCGGTGGCAGTTCGCTGGGGCACAGCTACCACCGAATCCCACACCCCCAAGCACAGGAGCGGGGCACCGAGACGACAGAGTTCGAACGCGGTAATTGGGACTCAATGCGTTCAATTCAAACGAGTTGCGGCGAATTTTATGTGCAGGCGAGTTCGCTTTTCGGGCACGAATGCGGTGCCGACCGCTTGCCCGGAACCGGTCGCGGGGAGTGGAAAACTTCTGGAAGCTCTAAATGGGGGAAATGCGGTGGGGAAATGCCCGATGTGCCGAACGCGCGACCCGCGGCAACGCAGCGAACGGCACCGGTACAGCGGGTCAATTATCCGGTGCGTCGTCCGGATCGTCGTCCGGGTCGTCGTCGAGTTCGATGAACCCCATCGACGTGTGCGGCGGGCGCGGGGCCTCGGGCCGCAGGTCCGGCAGGTCCTCGGTCGGCCCGCGCGCCGGGGCACCGGACGGGGACCGCAGCAGCAGCGCCGGCGCCGCCAGGGCCATCATGAACACGCCCGACCCCGCCACCACCCAGCCCACCAGGCGCTTCAACTTCGCCGGGGACAGCTTCCCGGTCTTCCGGGCGCCGAAGTAGCTGCCGAGGATGGTCGGCGGGCCGACGATCAGCAGGCTCAGCGGGTGCAACCCGCCGCCGGCGCCCCACGCGGTGATCGCGGCGGCCACCGCCGTCGCGCACCCGATCACCATGTTGCTCCCCACCGCTACGGCGGGGTCGATGCGCAGCCACCGGATCATCATCGGCAGCCGGATCGTCCCGAGCATCAGCCCCGTGATCGCGGCCACCGCACCCAGAATGAGGCCGATGACGATCTCCCACACGGCCAGCCACCGGCCCGGTTTCCCGGCCGGGGCCGCCGCCCCTTTCTCTTCCTTGCGGCCGGCGCGGACCAGTTCCCCGCCCGAGTAGACGAGCATGGCCCCGATCACGACGTGCGACCACACCGGGCTGACGGACACGAAGAACAGCACCCCGGTCACCGCCCCGATCATGGACGGCAGGCCCATCATCAGCAGCACCTTGCCCGACACGCGGCCGTCGCGGACGTGCTTCAGCGACCCGGCCAGCGCCCCGGCCCCGGACACGGCCAAGTTCGTGGACGCTCCGGCGATCGGGTTCCCCAGCACGTACACCAGAAGCGGCAGGCGCAGGTGGCCGAGGATCAGCCCCGCCGCGGCGCCCACGTAACTCAGCACGAACGAAATCACCCCGGTCCCGACCAGCAACAGTACGCGCTCGGTTTCCACCCGCCCCTCCTGAACGGTCGCACGGCAGCCCGGTGCATTCTAGGGCGCGTGCCGCCGCCAAGTTGGCCTACCCAACGGCCGCGCGGTCGCGGTACAGTCCCTCCCGATTTGTTGGGGCGCGAACTCCCCCGCCGCCGTTACACCGGGGCGTGCCATCAGCCGTGTACCGCCGGGCCAGGACCGGGCGCCGCGAACCGTTCGCGCACGGCCACGCGCCGGGCGACTTCGCACCCCTTATGCCGCGTACCAAAGGAGCGAACCCGCGTGTCTGACGCATCGCCCGAACCAGCACCAGCCCCCGCTCCTGCTCCCGAACCGCTTCCCGCCCCCGAACCGCTCCGATTGCCTCCGCCCCCGTGGTGGTTCCCGGGGCTGGCGCTGGGGCTCGTCGCGGCCCTGGTCATGGGTCTCATAAGCCTGGTCGACGCGCCCGACGAGCACCCGAGCGGCGCGTACCGGGCCACCGCCCGGGTGCTGCTGCGCCCGGCGCCCGGCGAGCCCGCCGTGTCCGACGCCGAGCGGCAGCGGGCCGCGTTCCTGTTCCGCGACCGCGCCCTGCTCACCCGCGCGCTCGAAGCGCCCGACGCCGCGGACGGGTCTGCGGTCCTCGAACTGGAGCGCCGGCTCACCGTCGAAGCGGCCGACAGCGGCATCGTAACCGTGGCGCTGTTCGGCGACGCCCCGGACGAACTCGCGGCGGTACTCGACCGGATCGTGGCGCGGTTCGTCGAGGAACTGGCCACCCGCGACCACAAGACTCGCAACGAGCGGGTGAGCCAGCTCGAGCAAGTCGAATCCGCGTTGCAGTCGGAAATGAAATTGCAAGAGAAGACGCTGAAGGTGGTCTCCCACGCCAGCGGCGGGGACGCGGCGCTCCGCGACCAACTCGTTCGGGCCGAAACGGACCTCGCGCGGGGCACGCCCGAGCGGCTGCTGCTCGAGCGCCGCGCCGAGGCGCTCAAGGCGCGCCGGGCGGACGGCGGGGCGCCGGACCCGGTCGAAGCGCTGCGGCTCGTGGACGCGGACCCGCGCGTGGCCCCGCTGCTGACCCAGCGCGCCACCGCGGCGGTGGCGCTGGAGAAGGAGCGGGCCGCGACCGCGAGCGAGGCATCGCTCAGAGACCTGCAAGCCAAACTGAACCAGGCCACGGCCGCACTCACGGCCGCGCGCCTGCCGGTGCGTAAGGAGGTTGACGCGCTTCTGCGCGAGGCCGACACGCACCGGGCGGCGAGCGAACTGGCCGATGTCGAGTTGCGGCTGGCGGTCGCCCGGGCCGCGCAAGAGGGGTTGCGGCAGGAATGCGACGGATTGCGCAAAGCGATCGCCGCGGCCCACGTGACCGGGGCCGCGGCCGAGAGCGTGCGCCGGGAGCTGGCGCCGCTCCAGCAGCACCTCGACAAGATCGGGGCGCAGCTCGCCCAACTGCGGGCCGACGGCTCGGCCGAAACCCCTCGCGCCCGCCCGGCCGGGCCGGCGGTGGTGGACCCCGTCCGCCGGCCGTGGCGCTGGGGGCTGGCGTTCGGCGCGGCGGCCCGGGCGTTCGGCGCCGCGTTCGTGCTGGCGACCGCGTTCCAGCTCACCGGGCTGGTGTTCCACGCGCTCCGCCCGCGGTAACGTTCGCGGGCGCGATCAGCCGACGAAGACGCCGAGGTTCAGCGGGTCGCTGAGCGCCACCTCGGACAGTAGCGCGAGCGTCACCCCGTTGAAGGTGCGGAGCCGCCCGGAGCCGCCCGGGCCGGCGCCCACGAGCAGGTCGGCGGCCCCGTCCCCGTTGACGTCCCGCGCGCCCACCCGGGCCGCACCGGCGAACCCCGGGAACGCCAGGAACGACCGGATCTCGGCCCCGGTCGCCCCGCTGAACACCCGCACGTGTCCGTTGGCGTCCGCCCCCACAACGAGGTCGTCGGTCCCGTCCTTATCGACGTCGCCGGACGCCACGTTCACGCCCCCGGTGAACCCGGGGAACGCCAGGAACGACCGGATCTCGGCCCCGGTCGCCCCGCTGAACACCTTCACGTGCCCGTTCGCACCGGCCCCGGTGATGATGTCGTCGAACCCGTCGTTGTTGATGTCGCCGGAGGACACCCGCACTTCGCCCGGGAAGCCCGGGTACGCGAGGAACGAGCGCACCTCGGCCCCGGTCTTGCCGTCGAACACCTTCACGTGCCCGTTGATGGTCGCCCCCACAATGACATCATCGAACCCGTCGTTGTTGATGTCGCCGGCCGCGACGTACACGCCGCCGGTGAAGCCCGCGAACGGGAAGAACGAGCGCACCTCGGCCCCGGTGCTACCGTCGAGCACCTTCACGTGCCCGTTCACGCCCGCCCCGACGACGACGTCGTTCACCCCGTCGCCGTTCACGTCACCGGACGCGGTGGTCACCCGGCCCTGGAACCCGGCGAACGGGGTGACGGTCGTGGAGGTGCCGTCCGCCCGGGTGATGACGACCACCGGCCCGGCCGCCACCGAGCCGGCGCCCGCGGTGTCGTTATCATTGACGCTCAACGTGGCGGTCGTCAGCGCCCCCAGCACGGCCCCGCCGGTCGGGGCGGAGAGCGCAAGGGTGACGGTCTCCAACCCTTCCGCAAGCGTGTCGTCGGTGAACGGGATGGTCAGCGTGGCGGCCGTCGCACCGTCCGGGAAGGTGACCGTGTACGGCCCGCTGGCGAAGTCCGTGCCCGCGGTCGCGGTGCCGCCCGTCACGGTTACGGTCACGGTCACCTCGCCGCTAGAACCGCCGGAGCGGAACAGGGTGACAACGGCCGCTCCGCCCTCGGTGGCGCTGAAGGTCGTGAGCCCGAACGAGATGGTGCCGGCCGGGGCGGCCGCCAGCGTCAGCCCGGCCAGGGCGGTCGCACCCGCCCCGACGCTGCCCAGGCTGGTGGCCTCGCCCGTCACCAGGTTGATGGCGTAGAGCCGCGTGACCCCGTTCACGGTCAGCGCGGCGTAGCCGGTGCCCGAAGTGACGGCTGTGTTGGACGTGCCCACGCGAACGCCGGCCGGGATGTCGAACCCGTTCACGTCGGTGAAGTCGATGGGCGCGCCGCCGACCGTGATCGGGATCCGTGCCGTCTGGGTGCCGTTGTTGGGCGGGTTCTGGATGAACAGGCTGTCGCTGGCGGCGTCGAGCGTGTACTGGGTCGTAACCCCGCCGCTGAGGGGCTGGCCGAACGAGTTGGTGTACGCCGTCGCCGAGACACCGGTCGAGCCGGCCGGCAGGCCGATAATGGCACCGTCAACCGTGGCCGCCGCCGGCGCGCCGGTGTTCGGGTTCACGCGGAAGTTGAGCCCGGAGCCGGTCGTCACCCGGAGCCGGTCCACGGTCGGGTTGAAGTCGAGCCCGTAGCCCGCCGTCGCCGGCGGCAAGTCGACGCCGGAGAAGGTGATCGAGCTCGGAGTGCCCACCGCCGTCAGTGCGCCGGTCTGCGGGTCGATCAGGTAGAGGGTGGCGGTGTCGGCCGTGGCGTTGACACCTAGCCCGTACAACTGCCCGGTGGCGGGCCGGAAATCGATCCCTACCAGCACCTCGTTCGCGGCCAGCGAGCCGGTGCTGATGGCCTGTGTGGTGACGGTACCGGGCGACGCTGTGTTGAACCGCAGCAGTGAGGCTCCGTCGTCGCTCAGGGCGATTGCGGGAAACCCGCCCTGGTCGCTCTGGATCGCCAGCCCTTGAACGGCGGTCGCGCCGGTGCCCACGTTGCCGATCAGCGTGGCTTGGCCGTTGACCAAGTCGATGCTGTACAGGCCGGTCGTGC belongs to Gemmata obscuriglobus and includes:
- a CDS encoding ribonucleotide-diphosphate reductase subunit beta, producing MLLDPGMSLTLRPMRYPPFFEMYKDAIKNTWTVDEVDFSTDLADLRGRVTPAERHLIHRLVAFFATGDSIVGNNLVLNLYKHVNAPEARMYLSRQLYEEALHVQFYLTLLDNYLPDMAAREAAFAAVDNIPSIKLKADFCFKWIDSIEGLDRLETRAHRRAFLLNLVCFAACIEGLFFFAAFAYVYFLRSKGLLHGLATGTNWVFRDESAHMAFAFRVIDTVRREEPDLFDAELEAQIVAMLREAVECETAFARDVLGQGVAGLSLADLRSYLEYVADRRLESLGIAPVFGAKNPFGFMDLQDVQELTNFFERRVSAYQLGVTGAVAFEEEF
- a CDS encoding ribonucleoside-diphosphate reductase subunit alpha, whose product is MQVRKRSGALEDVNVNKIVRAVQRCSGGLPGVDPMRVAVKTIGGLYDGATTAELDRLSIQTAAGLISEEPEYSRLAARLLATYVDKEVANQDVHSFSQSIAAGYRHGLVAGGTMAFVAANARKLNAAAAEPAPDLFEYFGLRTVYDRYLLRHPDTRHVIETPAFFFLRVACGLAESAADAIELYRLMSAHRYLPSTPTLFNSGTARPQMSSCYLLDSPADALEAIYDRYADVAKLSKFAGGIGLAYHRIRSRGSLIRGTNGHSNGIVPWLKTLDSSVAAVNQGGKRKGACCVYLETWHADVEEFLELRDNTGDPARRTYNLNLANWVPDLFMRRVEAGEPWSLFDPKAVPHLTDLFGAAFDAAYTDAEAKGLAVKSVPARDLYARMMKTLAETGNGWMTFKDACNRACNQTAEPGAVVHSSNLCTEIVEVTSAGETAVCNLGSVNLARHVTRDGFDFAALAETVRTAVRFLDRVVDVNFYPTPEAAASNARWRPVGLGVMGLQDVFFKLKLPFDAPAARELSRRIQEEIYYHALATSCELAAARGPHPSFASTRAAAGVLQFDLWGVEPTDPARWAALRERVRTTGLRNSLLVAIAPTATIASIVGAYECVEPQVSNLFKRETLSGEFLQVNRYLVDDLKALGLWTDAVRTKIKLADGSVQSLSELPAGLRAVYRTAWEVPQRGLIDMAAERGPFIDQSQSLNLFLESPTIGKMSSMYMHAWKKGLKTTYYLRSRPATAIAKTTVTPTAAPADTSAVSCSLENPGACEACQ
- a CDS encoding sulfite exporter TauE/SafE family protein; protein product: METERVLLLVGTGVISFVLSYVGAAAGLILGHLRLPLLVYVLGNPIAGASTNLAVSGAGALAGSLKHVRDGRVSGKVLLMMGLPSMIGAVTGVLFFVSVSPVWSHVVIGAMLVYSGGELVRAGRKEEKGAAAPAGKPGRWLAVWEIVIGLILGAVAAITGLMLGTIRLPMMIRWLRIDPAVAVGSNMVIGCATAVAAAITAWGAGGGLHPLSLLIVGPPTILGSYFGARKTGKLSPAKLKRLVGWVVAGSGVFMMALAAPALLLRSPSGAPARGPTEDLPDLRPEAPRPPHTSMGFIELDDDPDDDPDDAPDN
- a CDS encoding DUF4394 domain-containing protein, with protein sequence MRHTLRTPNVVRLNCESLEDRTTPATAFALSGTSLLSFDTAAPTVTQTTAITGVTGSETLVGIDFRPQNGLLYGLGVNAAADTATLYAISTRTGVATAVGTAGSIAFTTDGTTVVDLPDPATVGYGFDFNPAADRVRVVAGSLNFRADPNTGAGVDTDNNAGNGINPDGPVNTGTTSVDAAGYTNNQPNNGSITTLYTLDATSNSLFIQNPPNAGTQVSVQTITLGGSTLDFTAVNGFDIPAGVNAPSSNAAVTAGSAFAVLNDGSTTGLYSIDLVNGQATLIGNVGTGATAVQGLAIQSDQGGFPAIALSDDGASLLRFNTASPGTVTTQAISTGSLAANEVLVGIDFRPATGQLYGLGVNATADTATLYLIDPQTGALTAVGTPSSITFSGVDLPPATAGYGLDFNPTVDRLRVTTGSGLNFRVNPNTGAPAAATVDGAIIGLPAGSTGVSATAYTNSFGQPLSGGVTTQYTLDAASDSLFIQNPPNNGTQTARIPITVGGAPIDFTDVNGFDIPAGVRVGTSNTAVTSGTGYAALTVNGVTRLYAINLVTGEATSLGSVGAGATALAGLTLAAAPAGTISFGLTTFSATEGGAAVVTLFRSGGSSGEVTVTVTVTGGTATAGTDFASGPYTVTFPDGATAATLTIPFTDDTLAEGLETVTLALSAPTGGAVLGALTTATLSVNDNDTAGAGSVAAGPVVVITRADGTSTTVTPFAGFQGRVTTASGDVNGDGVNDVVVGAGVNGHVKVLDGSTGAEVRSFFPFAGFTGGVYVAAGDINNDGFDDVIVGATINGHVKVFDGKTGAEVRSFLAYPGFPGEVRVSSGDINNDGFDDIITGAGANGHVKVFSGATGAEIRSFLAFPGFTGGVNVASGDVDKDGTDDLVVGADANGHVRVFSGATGAEIRSFLAFPGFAGAARVGARDVNGDGAADLLVGAGPGGSGRLRTFNGVTLALLSEVALSDPLNLGVFVG